Below is a genomic region from Castanea sativa cultivar Marrone di Chiusa Pesio chromosome 2, ASM4071231v1.
GATCACAATcccatgtgattttttttgacaaacttgagaaagatgcatgatgattttgtttatttgctttTGCATATTTTCCACGCGTGCTACTTCAACAACACCTCACCTGTCTCTTCCCAATATTCTCTTCTTCCGTATCCGTCAAGAAATGGTTATTCTCTTCAGAAACTATTGAAactaagaaaatcaaatttctcgaccaatgaaaacaattttcaatattCAAATTCCGTTTGAATGATAATCTAAGTATTACTTTAAAAACAACTAAATGATGTGatgtgaaattttctttttacgtGATTTCCAGGAACAGTACTTCAGGAGCTGAAAAATAAGTCAATAACTTTAACTTGAGGAAAACCATTGATATGTAATGTAAAATCATGTACATAATTTTGAAGGTCCTACCTgcctttttttgttgatgactACATCACATGCTAATTACCTGAAATTTCCTTATGATTAACACTAGGCACTgcaggtttttctttttcaattcctTTCATCTTTTTTGGGGGGTTTCTTATCTGAGCATTGCAATTAAATTATACTTCATTAgttcattttagttttatttttggttacaTTTCTTCTGTTCTTTTTCATTGAGAAAAGtgtttgactctctctctctctctcgcttgtGTTTAGTTATATACAACATGACAAGGAAACAACAATCTCTCGGatgttacccaaaaaaaaagaatgaaaaaaatctCTAGCTAGAGCTAGTGTAGATTATACTTGTTTTTCTGTTCCCACCCAAATAAAGCAGTGACAAAAGTTTTCCACTAGCATGATTCTATGGTCGGATGACCATTTAAAGTGAAAAAGTGGTTTAGAAGCGCACAAATATGATAAGGTGCATAGCACTAGCTAGCTATATAGGTCACGGAGATTGGAGAGTCTTGCACCAACATGTTAATTGTATAGCACAAAACTTTTTTACCTTCGAAAGTTATAAAATTTTGCACCTTAACTTGAATTCCACCATATGTATAATCTAAAGAggttttcaaaaagaaaacaatgaatTGCCAAGACAAACCTATGAAACAAGTTTTGGGGTAAGCGTCCTTGTTGGTTGAAGATAACACAAGGAAAATTGTGATTGCAGATTACATGAGGAAATGTCTTATAAGCCTAAAAAATGAATATGGTTGATGGAAGTACGTTAATTAATGATTCAGTTGAACAAATTGCGATATTCACGAGAAGTTGAATGCATTAATTGTTCAATGAAAATAAGATATGGGAACTGTTGATTGCATTTGTAAGTGGTATTACCAATTCCTAAGATTTAAAAAGTTGGAGTTCCAAGTTTTAGATACCTCTCTGtgctaattataatttaaatctaTTAGGACCATTTCTCACCTAACCTTTTAGCCACATTATTCTTATATGGGTTATGCTAACGAGTGTCATTAGGGCAAtgattaacaatctattttagaaaagttttgacgctatttttatgagaaatagaaaagctatcaaaatattaattgttttttttttcctataaaaactttctttaaattgaTTATTAACTATTACCCTACGAATATCCGTCAGCATTTCCTTTCTTATATAGTCTTACTTCTCTTGCTAATCACAAAACCCATGATTttgacaaaacccaaaaaatcctaaaataacTTTTGAAATCTACTAATGATGATAATTTTTCAATGGAAAATATTGCTTATTTATATGAGAATATTcccaaacaaataataaatgaagaaaGCATATGGGTTtagattgaaaaaatattattatattttagcaTCTCTCTTTTATGaaataggaatttttttttccttattaagTAATCACTCATAAAGATCATGCCCCTAATATCTATGTTAGAGTTGGCTTATATTTGATTACGGGCCACTAGTCAAAGGGACAGAATTAATAGCCTATTTAAGGAATTTGTACTAGATAGAATTAtgtaataaatagttaaatactATTGTAATCCTAATTTTTCATatgatgaattattttttttataagtgaaaaatctttattaacaaaaaagagCCAAAAATTACAACTAGCTACTAGCTTTACCCCACACAACATAGGCAAAACAAGGGGGACAGCAGCCAAGatcaaagaaaccaaaaaagggTTCGCTTTGAGGTGAACGTAGGCTTATActcaaattacataaattttctATGTCTTTCCTCAAATTAATGtctttcctctcttcttttaACAAAGTGCAATACTGATTTTTTACCGTATATGACTATAGGACTTAACCACATTTAAAATAACACCAAATACCTAGAACATTATTATGCaacctttattattattagaggAGCAAAGCAAAAAGCTCCCGGATCGAATTCAATCATTCAACACTCTTTTGTTTTATATgccattaataataataactctaTTGTTTTTATTGCCCCAAATTAATAATTCAAAAGGGCAAACTTTATCTGGGTCATTTTCATTTATGTATTTCCCTAAGAAGCTAGACcgctataaatttttttaaaaaaaagaagtaaaaaccATAGGTTATACGAGTACTTTTATTAGTTGTATATCTAAAACCTAATAATAATCCCACACGTGTGAGTGAGGTGAACCGCATATACACGCAATGATTGGGAGGTGGAAAAAAGCCACACAAGCAAATTTGGAGGGTAATGATGCCCCACTTGTCATGAAATCAACGCAGGATATTTGCTCGttgattttgttaataatttcaaGTTGTAAACTCCACCACGTCCAGGCTTTAACTTTTATTCAATGATTGAAGGTACACAGTAAGACCGTCCCCACACATCGTACAATCAGAACCACACGCTTCGATGACCTTTGATCCTAAATCAAAATATCTAcaactacaaataataataaataaataaatataataatactaagataagaagaaacaaaaaaaaataaatcaaaaacaaaacacatatTCACATACATTATAAACGAGAAGTCTTGTAAAGTACGGTAAAGACGAGCTTTGCTCAGTCTCTCTTTCAGTTAGCTTTGCAGAGACAgagtgtagagagagagagagagagagagagagagagagagagagagaagagtttcgaaaccccacttttttttttttctttttttttgtttttttgtcacTGTGATTTCACTGATCTTTCATCGCTAACTCTTTCCGGAGAACTTTTGGTTTTAACTGTTTTTTTCCGGTGGTATTTACGGTCTTGATATACCCAAAAGTTTCGGTTTTTCCGGTGAGAGGTTTAGTGATATGAGGGACCATGGGACCATTTTAACACATTGAAATCACGGTTTTGTTCTcaaggttgtttttttttttttttgaagtctttcttctttatctttctttggATAATTAGATTTTTTGAGCTGATTTGTTATCATTATTGTTAAGAAGACTGAGCAATTGGTTATCATCTCGTGGGGGGATTAAAGAATTTGATTTGTAAATGAAGACAAAATTACTAGTTTCCAAGAATTGAGCTTCATGTGTTTTTGGGTTAGTTGAAGTACTTATTTGTCTTGGAAAAAAGGTAATTTTGGTTGGTCCATTGTGATATTTTTTGGGGGTTGGTTAAGCTAGGAGTCTCATTTCAGAGGTTTCCATTTATGGAAAGTCTTTGCTGACTTGATTGGAGAAGAAGGGCCATGATCCTGACTAAATTCATCGGactagaaattttttaatttttttgtgtcttcATAATTATAAGATGACTCTTCGATTTTGGTGGTAATTGTTGTAATATATGGAGAAAAAAGGTGGAAACTTTTGAACCCATTTAATCGTGCTATTAGCTTTTTCAAGCTCTGGCTTTTCTTAATGAATTATTGAGATTAATGggattattttgtttttgagattGAATTGGATTTGATTATATCTTAATTTGTTTGATCTATTTTGTATTGATGGATTTGATCAATTCCTAATATAGTGGTTACTGCAGCAGGCAGGAAccacttccaagttccaactctTGTGCTTCCCAATTGTCTGTGGATTCCTCTTCATTTTCCCTCAAAACAGAACTCGTTGATTCAtccaaaaattttgatttttaaagatTTCTTGTGAATTCTGAGTTCGAATTATGGCTTTCTCTTTTACTGGTTTCCCTTGGCGGTTGTGGGGTGGGAATGAGAAAGAGCCTGTCTCAAATGGGTCTTCCATGAATTCTTCATTTGAGTGGGGATTTGGTTTGTGGGAGCCTGACACTGTGAAATTTCCTTCAACCAAGATAGCCTCTTCCCAAAGGAAGGTTAAGAGGAAATGGCTGAGTAGGGAAGAGAGGAGAATTGAGGTTAAGGGGAAATGgcagagtagggaagagagcaTTATTGATAGGGAGTTTGATGCTGAGTTGGTGCCATCTGATGGTGTTTGTTTGTCAGGGTCAGAATCTGATGACCCAGACTGGTCCATTGGGTGGTTTGAGCCTCATGGACCTGATTTTGACAGTAATGATGGTTTAGCTGTGTTGGTTCCTAGCTATAGACCTGGTTGCAAGAAAGTGGTGGAAGGTGCAAACAACCAGCTTTTGAGTGCTATCAAGAACCTTGCAGATGAGTTCTCTCCTGGTAAGAGCTATTGTTTTTGCCTTTAGTTTTACATTTGCtacttttcattcttttattatGTTGTGCTTGTTATGCTCCTATGCTGCACTAGCTTTTTTGAACTCTAAATAGTGGTTAAAATTGGTCCCCTCCTCTGTTTTATATAACACACTTCAACTCATTTTGAACCTTAGTTTTAATGGCATCAAAACAGTAGAGTAGTACTGTCCAAGGAGCAATGAGGTGTTTTAGACTCTAAACTAGATTACTATAACAACCTCTGGAGATATCTAGTAGCTTCTTTCTACAGATATTTATTAACCATGATGACCTCCATCACTTGGTGCACACATCTAAGGGGCCAGGGCCTTTAGAGAGGATCAGCTTCTCTGGGATCCTGTGAATTctgaaaaaattaaagaaggaagaaaagagagggaaatgAAGAACAACATTTATTAAATTGTTAACCAGAATTGgagatttcataaataaatttacttCATACAATCTTGCAACTCCTTATAGGGCTATATAGATTAGCTTTACTTCAAATTGTCATGTCCCTTATGTAAGCTGTCTTCCCTGTCCTGGAGTTCAGCCATTCATTAGCGGCCAAACTTTTATCACCAGTAAGTCATAGTAATTCCTAAATAAGGCTAAACCAGTCATAGATGTCATACTTCTTATTTTCAGTTGTTGTTTGAGCTCAATTTAACTGATTTGGGCTCTTGCATAGCTCCCAGATTAATGAACTAGTAGACACATAGCTTTGATTCTTGAAAAAAATGGTCTGCAAATTGTTGAAGTCAATTCCTTTTTTTCCcatccccctctttttttttcttcaattgtaTATTTGAATGTTCTACATGTATTGCATTTACATTGATAAATGCCCCATGTTATTTATGCTGAGTTTATCACTGCAAATTTATTGATCATGCAGAGGGCACAAATGGTATGGCACAATGGCTTTCTTCTCCTCAGAACCTCAATATCTACCAATAGCTGATCCTTCTTAGAGTGGCCCTTTTTGCGTTCTTCATTCTTTGATCGTTTGAAGAATCTGACCTGTTCCAGTAccaaattttgtttataaaaagagaagagaagaaaaaagaagcaataaTTAGAACAGAAAAGATCCTGTTAAGCTCTCAGTATCTTGTGTAGAAGTGCAGATTAATAACCGATTGAACTTGAACCTAAATTATCCGGTTAAGAGAACGGAATAACTATCTCACATGGACTGGAAAAAAGGCTCCAAGAGATGCATTCCCGCACATTTCATGTTCTGTAATTCATCTTCCATTGGTTCGTTGCACCTGCATTCACTGAGATTCAAGGACTAGGAGAACCTTGAAGTATAATGgagatattttcttttcttgtaaaTGTAGGCAATGAAGAATATCCCAAACCTGGTGACTATCAAGCTTTTGTGAATATGTGAAATATATTTATGCTTTAACTCGCTAGTACTGTAAATAATTCTACTCTTACTTGATCAAGGGCCAGCCTGTTGATATCTCATTGCATCCTCTTTTTCTTGTCTAAGATGGGGTTTTTTGCTCTCTGCCACCTAGTATTATTTTGTTAGTACTTTGAATGATCTACTGATCTACATTTGTTGTGTTTCCATCCttgaaccatttttttttagtactttgAAGGACtcgtaaaaaaataaaataaaagcctTGAGATTGGCTTGGTCTTTTCCCCCCTCCCTTTTGCCATTTAGCTCTATCTTATAATGCAATTTTCATGATTTAATTTTGAAGACCTGCATTCATGTTGATCTTCTTTTTCcacacaaactcaaaaaaagaCTATAATGTGTCTGATCCTttgcccaaaaagaaaaaactctgaCCCTTGCTAATGGTAGGGAAAGTCTATACATTTGGGTGTtacacacgcacacgcacaaaAAGACTTGGTGGACATAACTTCCTGTGTCTCTGACTATTTCTTTCCTACTTCGCAATGTTCCCATTGTAAAGGCCAgccaaaattgaaagttagatgCAAAGTTGTTAGTGAGTCTAGAAAAGTACATAGGGCCACTTGCGCGGTTGGTTGCTGTTTAATTTGTGCACTGATAAAGTCCTTTGAGTCCATCCAGGCATCATATGTGGCTTATGTTGTTTGTAAGCTGAATGTGATTAATCACTCAAAGTACTTTCctgttcaaaaaaataaaaccaaaggtTTCTATAGCGTCCTTTGTTACTAATTTTAGTGGGCAGCATGTGTGATAGTAC
It encodes:
- the LOC142625677 gene encoding uncharacterized protein LOC142625677, with the translated sequence MAFSFTGFPWRLWGGNEKEPVSNGSSMNSSFEWGFGLWEPDTVKFPSTKIASSQRKVKRKWLSREERRIEVKGKWQSREESIIDREFDAELVPSDGVCLSGSESDDPDWSIGWFEPHGPDFDSNDGLAVLVPSYRPGCKKVVEGANNQLLSAIKNLADEFSPEGTNGMAQWLSSPQNLNIYQ